A region from the Ctenopharyngodon idella isolate HZGC_01 chromosome 13, HZGC01, whole genome shotgun sequence genome encodes:
- the LOC127525040 gene encoding transmembrane protein 121 produces MVPPPPTNKPHVCLSTIVIMSSMALMDAYLVEQNHGPRKIGICIMVTVGDLCFLIVLRYVAVWVGAEVRTAKRGYAMILWFLYIFVLEIKVYFVYQNYKADRKSLDALARKALTLLLSICIPVLFVILVAIDHMEYVKAFKKKEEIRNRLFWVVVDLLDILDIQANLWEPQKKGLPLWAEGLMFFYCYILLLVLPCVSLSEISMQGINISPHKMMLYPILSLVTINIVTLFIRGGNMLLYKDNRVSGILMAKNILAIVLKTCSFVQYRKQLQSAPPGFGMELQKNSVPSGRSVQTAPQVTLQEQTPLPEVTTCEHT; encoded by the coding sequence ATGGTGCCGCCCCCTCCCACCAACAAGCCACATGTTTGCTTGTCCACCATCGTCATCATGAGCAGCATGGCGCTAATGGACGCCTACCTCGTCGAGCAGAATCACGGCCCGCGAAAGATCGGCATCTGCATCATGGTGACCGTCGGCGACCTCTGTTTCCTCATCGTGCTGCGATACGTCGCGGTGTGGGTGGGGGCTGAGGTGAGGACGGCAAAACGAGGCTACGCCATGATACTTTGGTTCCTTTACATTTTCGTCTTGGAGATTAAGGTGTATTTTGTTTACCAGAACTACAAGGCTGACCGTAAAAGCTTGGACGCCTTGGCTCGGAAAGCTCTGACGCTCCTGCTGTCCATCTGTATTCCCGTGTTGTTCGTAATCCTGGTCGCTATCGACCACATGGAGTATGTGAAGGCTTTCAAGAAGAAGGAGGAGATCAGAAACCGTTTGTTCTGGGTGGTGGTGGATCTGTTGGACATTTTGGACATCCAGGCCAACCTGTGGGAGCCGCAAAAGAAAGGGCTTCCCCTTTGGGCGGAGGGACTGATGTTTTTCTATTGTTATATTCTTCTTTTAGTGCTGCCCTGCGTGTCTCTGAGTGAGATCAGCATGCAAGGCATCAACATCAGTCCTCACAAGATGATGCTCTACCCCATTCTGAGTTTGGTCACTATTAACATCGTCACTCTCTTCATCCGTGGAGGGAATATGCTCCTCTATAAGGACAACAGAGTGTCCGGGATACTCATGGCCAAGAACATCCTAGCCATCGTTCTGAAGACGTGCAGCTTTGTGCAGTACAGGAAACAGTTGCAGAGCGCCCCCCCTGGGTTTGGAATGGAATTACAGAAGAACTCTGTGCCGTCCGGTCGATCTGTACAGACGGCTCCTCAGGTAACGCTACAGGAGCAAACGCCGTTGCCGGAGGTCACCACATGTGAACATACGTGA